A single Curtobacterium sp. MCJR17_020 DNA region contains:
- a CDS encoding septum formation initiator family protein: MPSQKPRVRRVPVAMPDGSTSAQPWYRSIHFSGFSLLMLAIIVLFVVVLAPSLRTLIQQQEQIAQQQREVASQKADVTQKKKDVARWDDPAYIEAQARDRLLYVYPGEESYLVMGAEDRKAETTPTTDSGTPVSTKVQTPKVDWVQAMLSSVLQSGLTDETAADLVAPDVSGTGESK; the protein is encoded by the coding sequence GTGCCCAGCCAGAAGCCCCGCGTCCGCCGCGTCCCCGTGGCGATGCCCGACGGCAGCACGTCGGCGCAGCCGTGGTACCGCTCGATCCACTTCTCCGGGTTCAGCCTGCTGATGCTCGCGATCATCGTGCTCTTCGTCGTGGTGCTCGCCCCGTCGCTCCGCACGCTCATCCAGCAGCAGGAACAGATCGCCCAGCAGCAGCGTGAGGTCGCGAGCCAGAAGGCCGACGTCACGCAGAAGAAGAAGGACGTCGCCCGCTGGGACGACCCCGCCTACATCGAGGCGCAGGCGCGCGATCGCCTGCTCTACGTGTACCCGGGCGAGGAGAGCTACCTCGTGATGGGGGCCGAGGACCGGAAGGCCGAGACCACGCCGACGACGGACTCCGGCACGCCCGTCAGCACGAAGGTCCAGACGCCGAAGGTGGACTGGGTGCAGGCGATGCTCTCCTCCGTGCTGCAGTCGGGGCTCACCGACGAGACCGCCGCGGACCTCGTGGCCCCGGACGTCTCGGGGACCGGCGAGAGCAAGTAG
- a CDS encoding DUF501 domain-containing protein produces MTTPPFDPPSDRDVQVVSAQLGRPARDVIGIAARCVCGNPTVVSTKPRLSNGTPFPTFYYLCHPAATAAVSTLEANQVMPELAALLEDDTTAAAYLAAHESYLADRESIEHVDEIVGISAGGMPTRVKCLHALVGHALAAGPGVNPIGDLALERADWSPSRCECRAYDDGADAGVGAGGGEV; encoded by the coding sequence GTGACGACCCCTCCCTTCGACCCGCCCTCCGACCGCGACGTCCAGGTCGTGTCGGCGCAGCTCGGCCGACCGGCACGCGACGTCATCGGGATCGCGGCACGGTGCGTCTGTGGCAACCCCACGGTCGTCTCCACGAAGCCCCGACTGTCGAACGGCACCCCGTTCCCGACGTTCTACTACCTGTGCCACCCCGCGGCCACCGCCGCGGTCAGCACCCTCGAGGCCAACCAGGTGATGCCGGAGCTGGCAGCACTGCTCGAGGACGACACCACCGCGGCCGCGTACCTCGCGGCCCACGAGTCCTACCTGGCCGATCGCGAGTCGATCGAGCACGTCGACGAGATCGTCGGCATCAGCGCCGGTGGCATGCCCACCCGTGTGAAGTGCCTGCACGCCCTCGTCGGTCACGCCCTCGCCGCCGGACCCGGCGTCAACCCCATCGGTGACCTCGCGCTCGAGCGCGCGGACTGGTCGCCCTCCCGGTGTGAGTGCCGGGCGTATGATGACGGTGCAGACGCTGGAGTCGGGGCGGGTGGCGGCGAAGTCTGA
- a CDS encoding FAD-dependent oxidoreductase, which yields MPKILVVGGGYAGFYTAWKLEKHLRQGEAEVVMVDPLPYMTYQPFLPEVAAGSIEPRHAVVSHRRHLKNTRVVTAKVTEVDHATKTATITPTEGEAWEESYDQIVMTAGAVSRTFPIPGVADEAIGLKTIEEAAAIRDKILTNFHKAANLPAGPERDRLLTVVVVGGGFAGIEVFAELRSFVTDLLKSYPQLSFDETRFHLVEAMGRIMPEVSLETSHWVLKNLAQRGANVHLETQLASAVGGVCELKTSDGAIEKIESDLIIWTAGVMANPMVKGTDFPLEQRGRIRVQPDLRVVDDNGVIADAWACGDVAAVPDLTGGGVGGFCVPNAQHAVRQAKQLAKNLVATIRGEATTDYKHENLGAVAGLGLGIGVFQSGKFAMKGFLAWGAHRGYHGMAMPSWERKWRVIGDWVGGFFLGRDIASLDDRETPRAAFEAFASRPKPAAEAPAAPAAAPAPEEGKPAGAAGPAYGEPAKDVSNEAEPVKAPADAK from the coding sequence GTGCCCAAGATCCTCGTCGTCGGCGGCGGTTACGCCGGTTTCTACACCGCATGGAAGCTCGAGAAGCACCTTCGCCAGGGCGAAGCCGAGGTCGTCATGGTGGACCCGCTGCCGTACATGACGTACCAGCCGTTCCTGCCCGAGGTCGCCGCCGGTTCGATCGAGCCGCGCCACGCGGTCGTCTCGCACCGCCGCCACCTCAAGAACACCCGCGTCGTCACCGCGAAGGTCACCGAGGTCGACCACGCGACGAAGACCGCCACGATCACCCCGACCGAGGGCGAGGCGTGGGAGGAGTCCTACGACCAGATCGTCATGACCGCCGGCGCGGTGTCCCGCACGTTCCCGATCCCGGGTGTCGCGGACGAGGCCATCGGCCTCAAGACGATCGAGGAAGCCGCGGCGATCCGCGACAAGATCCTCACGAACTTCCACAAGGCGGCGAACCTGCCGGCCGGTCCCGAGCGCGACCGCCTGCTGACCGTCGTCGTGGTCGGTGGTGGCTTCGCCGGCATCGAGGTCTTCGCCGAGCTCCGCTCCTTCGTCACCGACCTGCTGAAGAGCTACCCGCAGCTCTCCTTCGACGAGACGCGCTTCCACCTGGTCGAGGCGATGGGCCGCATCATGCCCGAGGTCTCGCTCGAGACCTCGCACTGGGTGCTCAAGAACCTCGCGCAGCGCGGTGCGAACGTGCACCTCGAGACCCAGCTGGCCTCGGCTGTCGGTGGCGTCTGCGAGCTCAAGACGAGCGACGGCGCGATCGAGAAGATCGAGTCCGACCTCATCATCTGGACCGCCGGTGTCATGGCGAACCCGATGGTCAAGGGGACCGACTTCCCGCTCGAGCAGCGCGGTCGCATCCGCGTGCAGCCCGACCTGCGTGTCGTCGACGACAACGGTGTGATCGCGGACGCGTGGGCCTGTGGCGACGTCGCAGCCGTGCCGGACCTCACCGGTGGGGGCGTCGGCGGCTTCTGCGTGCCGAACGCCCAGCACGCCGTCCGTCAGGCGAAGCAGCTCGCGAAGAACCTGGTCGCGACCATCCGTGGCGAGGCCACGACCGACTACAAGCACGAGAACCTCGGCGCCGTCGCGGGCCTCGGTCTCGGCATCGGCGTGTTCCAGTCCGGCAAGTTCGCCATGAAGGGCTTCCTGGCGTGGGGCGCGCACCGCGGCTACCACGGCATGGCCATGCCGTCGTGGGAGCGCAAGTGGCGTGTCATCGGCGACTGGGTCGGCGGCTTCTTCCTGGGCCGCGACATCGCGTCGCTCGACGACCGTGAGACCCCGCGCGCTGCGTTCGAGGCCTTCGCGTCCCGTCCGAAGCCTGCGGCCGAGGCCCCGGCCGCTCCGGCCGCCGCTCCGGCTCCGGAAGAGGGCAAGCCCGCTGGTGCCGCTGGCCCGGCGTACGGCGAGCCCGCCAAGGACGTCTCGAACGAGGCCGAGCCCGTGAAGGCCCCGGCCGACGCCAAGTAG
- a CDS encoding class F sortase: MTTPRTTPCRGRPRHRGGALLWTIAVLAAATLVVGVVGVVTATTGAASPTAITGTSLDGEQVTLDPGESGTAASASNAVADTGVQLVVPSVGLDVPLGELDAVDGQITPPGFSEAYRVRNVGVPLADRADGTVFVVMHSLRNGAIGPGNLLIDVDGQRSEVAVGSSVRIGDARWTVTGSERITKATVAADADVWADEPGRLLLITCLQRPDGSASVDNVVIEATLDR; encoded by the coding sequence GTGACCACCCCACGCACCACGCCCTGCAGGGGGCGGCCCCGCCATCGCGGCGGCGCGCTGCTCTGGACGATCGCCGTGCTCGCCGCGGCGACCCTCGTGGTCGGCGTGGTCGGTGTGGTCACGGCGACCACCGGAGCCGCATCGCCGACGGCGATCACCGGCACGTCGCTCGACGGCGAGCAGGTCACGCTCGACCCGGGCGAGTCGGGGACGGCGGCGTCTGCGTCGAACGCCGTCGCCGACACCGGCGTCCAGCTCGTGGTGCCGTCGGTCGGGCTCGACGTGCCGCTCGGCGAACTGGACGCCGTCGACGGGCAGATCACGCCGCCGGGGTTCAGCGAGGCCTACCGGGTCCGCAACGTGGGGGTCCCGCTGGCGGACCGCGCGGACGGCACCGTGTTCGTCGTCATGCACTCGCTGCGGAACGGTGCGATCGGTCCGGGCAACCTGCTCATCGACGTCGACGGGCAACGCTCCGAGGTCGCGGTCGGCAGCAGCGTCCGGATCGGCGACGCGCGGTGGACGGTGACCGGCTCCGAGCGGATCACGAAGGCGACCGTGGCCGCCGACGCCGACGTCTGGGCGGACGAGCCCGGCCGGCTCCTGCTCATCACGTGCCTGCAGCGGCCGGACGGTTCCGCCTCGGTCGACAACGTGGTCATCGAGGCCACGCTCGATCGCTAA
- a CDS encoding threonine/serine exporter family protein: MVGLGSALANLQNALRRPEAHVEVVDGETVPVGMLLGTLGALLLDAGSSVTDVRSALEKARDAAGVGPTLAIGVLPALVMVSEVSTGAATIVNAEGVELSSRQAARANRVVLGLESGSIALAEIPARVRAMRAGTVPPPALPWILGNALTSAGLAVVFRCPWWAILLALLVGALVGVIGLLLRRFREAVAIIPFLAAFVSTAIVGLVAAGAGFEQVPLFAVCAPVAVFVPGALITNALLELTAADIVTGSSRLVQGLIMLGFMAAGIASGSALTGLHVDPSSAALVGEVAGVGTDLAGWESVPSYWVSWVAVVVLAVGLGLVFRSGWRLTLVSVAVMVTAYALVSGTTPVWGSVVATGATAALLFVATRLLERLVPAIPATVSFFPAFLLLVPGTVGLVAVATFDPESLATPLATFVSLCIGTKIGGLLPGLFARNAPSRGVDATS, from the coding sequence GTGGTCGGACTCGGAAGCGCACTCGCGAACCTGCAGAACGCCCTCCGTCGGCCCGAGGCCCACGTCGAGGTCGTCGACGGCGAGACCGTCCCCGTCGGCATGCTCCTCGGCACGCTCGGTGCGCTGCTGCTCGACGCGGGCAGCTCCGTCACCGACGTCCGCTCGGCGCTCGAGAAGGCCCGCGACGCCGCCGGGGTCGGTCCGACCCTGGCGATCGGGGTGCTGCCGGCGCTCGTGATGGTGAGCGAGGTCTCGACCGGTGCGGCGACGATCGTGAACGCCGAGGGCGTCGAGCTGTCGTCGCGACAGGCTGCACGGGCGAACCGGGTCGTGCTCGGGTTGGAGAGCGGCTCCATCGCCCTCGCCGAGATCCCCGCGCGGGTCCGGGCCATGCGGGCCGGCACCGTCCCGCCGCCCGCACTGCCGTGGATCCTCGGCAACGCGCTGACGTCCGCCGGGCTCGCCGTCGTGTTCCGGTGCCCGTGGTGGGCGATCCTGCTCGCGCTCCTGGTCGGTGCGCTCGTCGGGGTCATCGGCCTGCTGCTCCGGCGCTTCCGCGAGGCCGTCGCGATCATCCCGTTCCTGGCGGCCTTCGTGTCGACGGCCATCGTCGGACTCGTCGCCGCGGGTGCCGGGTTCGAGCAGGTCCCGCTGTTCGCCGTGTGCGCCCCGGTGGCGGTGTTCGTCCCCGGTGCCCTCATCACCAACGCCCTGCTCGAGCTGACCGCAGCGGACATCGTGACCGGGTCCTCGCGGCTGGTCCAGGGGCTCATCATGCTCGGCTTCATGGCGGCCGGCATCGCCTCGGGCAGCGCCCTGACCGGGCTGCACGTCGACCCGTCCTCAGCGGCGCTCGTCGGCGAGGTCGCCGGCGTCGGCACGGACCTGGCCGGGTGGGAGTCCGTGCCGTCCTACTGGGTGTCGTGGGTCGCCGTGGTGGTCCTGGCGGTCGGCCTCGGCCTGGTGTTCCGCTCGGGCTGGCGGCTGACGCTCGTGTCGGTGGCGGTCATGGTCACCGCGTACGCCCTGGTGAGCGGGACGACGCCGGTGTGGGGGAGCGTCGTCGCGACCGGTGCGACGGCGGCGCTGCTGTTCGTCGCGACCCGGTTGCTCGAGCGGCTCGTGCCGGCGATCCCGGCGACCGTGTCGTTCTTCCCGGCGTTCCTGCTGCTCGTCCCCGGGACCGTCGGGCTGGTGGCGGTGGCCACGTTCGACCCCGAGTCCCTCGCGACACCCCTGGCGACCTTCGTCAGCCTGTGCATCGGGACGAAGATCGGCGGGCTGCTGCCGGGCCTGTTCGCCCGGAACGCGCCGAGCCGCGGGGTGGACGCGACCAGCTGA
- a CDS encoding AMP-binding protein, which translates to MTETRSDYDPTRFREVFEGSYTYANGFARNTHRFADRPALRDPDTGRSWTYTELGVVVDHIGGWLLRHGVGRGSVVMVELFNSPEFAMLYLACHRIGAVFSPTNFRLAPDEVAFIIEDSAPVVLVHDAARGDDIARALETAPHRPDHVIVVGGDDHAARDGQDAHATRDARVAFTALLAADPVTPAELAATEPRSTYDETTRLYTSGTTGRPKPVPLPSLVEVLSAHDVVMHFPLSPFDKTLNMSPLFHRGGLYSGGPNPVFYVGAELTTLRHFDAERVLDLVESERLTFLIGAPPNLVQLANAQEGRPRDLSSLHGIVTMGAPLDRAAALRYQELLSPRIFNGYGTTETFWNTFLRPEDFPDGAGSTGRASTDDDVAVVRVYEDRLADPSDTVPKDGAEIGEFAVRTVKSGYSYRNPGLEAEKFANGWFYPGDLATWDEHERVTIVGRKDDMIISGGENVHPVQVEAALQEHPGVADSIVVGIPDERWGEVVTAYVVRAAGRLPEDDVAAAAVLEEWTGSHPGLARYKRPRRYRFVDELPYNATGKKVHYLAKATAAEDQAVGRLLEP; encoded by the coding sequence ATGACCGAGACCCGATCCGACTACGACCCGACGCGGTTCCGCGAGGTGTTCGAGGGCAGCTACACGTACGCGAACGGCTTCGCGCGGAACACCCACCGCTTCGCGGACCGGCCCGCGCTGCGCGACCCGGACACGGGTCGGTCGTGGACCTACACGGAACTCGGGGTCGTCGTCGACCACATCGGCGGGTGGCTCCTCCGGCACGGTGTCGGTCGCGGTTCGGTCGTGATGGTCGAGCTGTTCAACTCGCCCGAGTTCGCGATGCTCTACCTGGCGTGCCACCGCATCGGCGCGGTGTTCTCGCCCACGAACTTCCGGCTCGCGCCCGACGAGGTCGCCTTCATCATCGAGGACTCCGCGCCCGTGGTGCTGGTGCACGACGCGGCGCGCGGCGACGACATCGCCCGAGCGCTCGAGACCGCGCCGCACCGTCCCGACCACGTCATCGTCGTCGGTGGTGACGACCACGCCGCACGCGACGGCCAAGACGCGCACGCCACACGCGACGCCCGCGTCGCGTTCACCGCACTCCTCGCCGCCGACCCCGTCACGCCCGCCGAACTCGCCGCGACCGAACCCCGCAGCACCTACGACGAGACCACTCGGCTCTACACCTCCGGCACCACCGGGCGACCGAAGCCGGTGCCCCTGCCGAGCCTGGTCGAGGTGCTCAGCGCCCACGACGTCGTGATGCACTTCCCCCTCAGCCCCTTCGACAAGACGCTCAACATGTCGCCGCTGTTCCACCGTGGCGGCCTGTACTCGGGTGGCCCGAACCCGGTGTTCTACGTCGGCGCCGAGCTCACGACCCTGCGGCACTTCGACGCCGAGCGGGTGCTCGACCTGGTCGAGTCCGAGCGGCTGACGTTCCTGATCGGTGCGCCGCCGAACCTGGTGCAGCTCGCGAACGCGCAAGAGGGGCGACCACGCGACCTGTCGTCCCTGCACGGCATCGTCACGATGGGTGCACCGCTCGACCGTGCCGCTGCACTCCGCTACCAGGAGCTCCTGTCCCCGCGGATCTTCAACGGCTACGGCACGACCGAGACCTTCTGGAACACGTTCCTGCGTCCCGAGGACTTCCCCGACGGCGCCGGCTCCACCGGCCGCGCGTCGACGGACGACGACGTCGCCGTCGTGCGCGTGTACGAGGACCGCCTGGCGGACCCGAGTGACACCGTGCCGAAGGACGGCGCCGAGATCGGCGAGTTCGCGGTCCGGACCGTGAAGTCCGGCTACTCGTACCGCAACCCGGGCCTCGAGGCGGAGAAGTTCGCGAACGGCTGGTTCTACCCCGGCGACCTCGCGACGTGGGACGAGCACGAGCGGGTCACGATCGTCGGCCGCAAGGACGACATGATCATCTCCGGCGGCGAGAACGTGCACCCCGTCCAGGTCGAGGCCGCGCTGCAGGAGCACCCGGGGGTCGCCGACTCGATCGTCGTCGGGATCCCGGACGAGCGTTGGGGCGAGGTCGTCACGGCGTACGTGGTCCGTGCAGCGGGACGGCTGCCGGAAGACGACGTCGCAGCCGCCGCCGTGCTCGAGGAGTGGACGGGCTCGCACCCCGGGCTCGCCCGCTACAAGCGGCCGAGGCGGTACCGGTTCGTCGACGAGCTGCCGTACAACGCGACGGGCAAGAAGGTGCACTACCTCGCCAAGGCGACGGCAGCGGAGGACCAGGCGGTGGGCCGGCTGCTCGAGCCGTAG
- a CDS encoding Ig-like domain-containing protein: MSTRGDNVDDRAVGGDGPRRRTRFVALASATAVLAAALLAAAAAPAFAGAANPGQSNSAETERVSAASTATPAPGELVGPPSSGRPGTPTPPPASTGRPPVAPTIADPGDVTSSTARFHGTGTPAHVVRVAGPASTGSTGCSAQVQANGSWSCLGTVRSGPQQVFTVRDVTAPSQPPASAPASDVIVPPTIASDHPTSGALSGTGFPGSTVVLSVSGSSTQQTAPVGPDGRWVTSLALRSDATVTVTASQTASTARGYRSDLRSASSAPVRITVDRTAPAAPRITAPDDGDRVGSRATVVRGTGEPGADVTVYVDRAPVCRAEVTANGSWSCSTAGSQLRAGGHDLTATQHDAAGNYSRSSAAVQVTVWSTSGTPNGTPGIPSTPGTGGDAPTNGTGSTGTGTTTAPGDGQTPGDTGTPAGTGNAGGSENGTGDDGPGSAAAPGDGTEPTGTSIPGAAGSGGGHTDWSGPAGDWTAATAYDRTVPTIQAAFSWRTVLIATAVAAGFLLLIAAPLALVAAAARGRIRSPFAGLLGRNRPRSDRSGSDDVLPTWVSITVAVAVAALCTLLGVGVSLEARYVRLAIAVLLGTAVLTAAVVLVTRWAAGPDHRAVGFRVSPWLVLAALVACGITRAADLSPALIVGVVLVPSGRPDLDTAALRLGSGIAAGARSATWRTVALLGLATAGWVLHSLTAGGGFWSALTSEFAITLCVGGVGAVVATLLPFAGSAGSAVLTASRGRYVALAVVAVALTAAVYSGPSGTHASPVLLGAVGAACVAGAIGAWFWARTARPDAAA, translated from the coding sequence GTGAGCACGCGAGGGGACAACGTGGACGACCGGGCCGTCGGGGGCGACGGCCCTCGTCGTCGTACCCGGTTCGTCGCGCTCGCCTCGGCCACAGCGGTCCTCGCCGCGGCGCTGCTGGCGGCGGCAGCCGCCCCCGCGTTCGCCGGTGCCGCGAACCCCGGACAGTCGAACTCCGCGGAGACCGAACGCGTCAGCGCCGCCAGCACCGCGACCCCCGCACCGGGCGAACTCGTGGGTCCGCCGAGCAGCGGTCGGCCCGGCACCCCCACGCCCCCGCCCGCGTCCACCGGGAGACCGCCCGTCGCACCGACCATCGCCGACCCGGGGGACGTGACGAGCAGCACCGCCCGGTTCCACGGCACCGGGACCCCGGCGCACGTCGTCCGCGTCGCCGGCCCCGCGTCGACCGGTTCGACCGGGTGCTCGGCCCAGGTGCAGGCGAACGGTTCGTGGTCGTGCCTCGGTACGGTGCGGTCGGGTCCGCAGCAGGTCTTCACGGTGCGGGACGTCACCGCGCCGAGCCAGCCGCCCGCGAGTGCCCCGGCCTCCGACGTCATCGTGCCGCCGACCATCGCGTCCGACCACCCGACCAGCGGCGCGCTCTCCGGCACGGGCTTCCCCGGTTCCACCGTGGTGCTGTCGGTCTCCGGATCGTCGACGCAGCAGACCGCCCCGGTCGGCCCGGACGGTCGGTGGGTGACCTCGCTCGCGCTGCGGTCCGACGCGACCGTCACCGTGACCGCCTCGCAGACCGCCAGCACCGCGCGCGGCTACCGCTCCGACCTGCGCAGTGCGTCCTCGGCCCCGGTGCGGATCACGGTCGACCGCACAGCACCGGCGGCCCCGCGGATCACCGCACCCGACGACGGCGACCGCGTCGGTTCGCGCGCCACGGTCGTCCGCGGCACCGGCGAACCCGGTGCCGACGTGACCGTCTACGTCGACCGCGCACCCGTCTGCCGGGCCGAGGTCACTGCGAACGGTTCCTGGTCCTGCTCCACCGCGGGGTCGCAGCTGCGCGCCGGCGGACACGACCTCACCGCGACGCAGCACGACGCCGCCGGCAACTACTCACGGTCGTCCGCTGCCGTGCAGGTCACGGTGTGGTCGACCTCGGGCACCCCGAACGGAACCCCCGGCATCCCCAGCACCCCCGGCACCGGCGGGGACGCACCGACCAACGGCACCGGCTCTACCGGCACCGGCACCACGACCGCACCGGGTGACGGCCAGACCCCCGGCGACACGGGGACCCCGGCCGGCACCGGGAACGCGGGCGGCAGCGAGAACGGCACCGGCGACGACGGCCCCGGATCAGCGGCAGCGCCCGGTGACGGCACCGAGCCGACCGGCACGAGCATCCCCGGGGCCGCGGGCTCCGGCGGCGGGCACACCGACTGGTCGGGCCCCGCGGGCGACTGGACCGCCGCCACCGCCTACGACCGCACCGTTCCGACGATCCAGGCCGCGTTCTCGTGGCGGACCGTCCTGATCGCCACGGCCGTCGCCGCCGGGTTCCTCCTGCTGATCGCCGCACCCCTCGCGCTGGTCGCCGCCGCTGCCCGCGGGCGCATCCGCTCGCCCTTCGCCGGACTGCTCGGGCGGAACCGCCCGCGCTCGGACCGCTCCGGGTCGGACGACGTGCTGCCGACGTGGGTGTCGATCACGGTCGCGGTGGCCGTCGCCGCCCTGTGCACGCTGCTCGGCGTGGGCGTCTCGCTCGAGGCCCGCTACGTCCGCCTCGCCATCGCCGTGCTGCTCGGCACCGCGGTGCTCACGGCGGCCGTGGTGCTCGTGACCCGGTGGGCAGCCGGGCCCGACCACCGTGCGGTGGGCTTCCGGGTGTCCCCGTGGCTGGTGCTCGCGGCGCTCGTGGCGTGCGGGATCACGCGGGCCGCGGATCTCTCCCCGGCCCTGATCGTCGGGGTGGTGCTCGTGCCGTCGGGACGCCCCGACCTGGACACCGCCGCACTGCGCCTCGGCTCCGGGATCGCCGCCGGTGCCCGGAGCGCGACCTGGCGGACGGTCGCGCTGCTCGGACTCGCGACCGCGGGGTGGGTGCTCCACAGCCTGACCGCGGGCGGGGGCTTCTGGTCCGCGTTGACGTCGGAGTTCGCCATCACCCTGTGCGTCGGCGGGGTCGGTGCCGTCGTCGCGACACTGCTGCCGTTCGCCGGGTCCGCCGGCAGTGCGGTCCTGACGGCCTCGCGTGGCCGGTACGTAGCACTGGCGGTCGTCGCGGTCGCGCTCACCGCCGCGGTCTACTCGGGTCCCTCGGGGACCCACGCGTCGCCGGTGCTGCTCGGCGCGGTCGGCGCGGCCTGCGTGGCGGGCGCGATCGGGGCCTGGTTCTGGGCGCGCACCGCGCGACCGGACGCGGCCGCCTGA
- a CDS encoding LemA family protein, whose protein sequence is MDTGLVTTLIVVGVVVVILVIIGIYLWVTYNSLVTLKVRVDEAWSDISVQLKRRADLIPTIVDTVKGYATHEKAVFDDVTKARSETLTAGDAGTASAAEGHMQKALKSVFAVAEGYPQLQSSQNFLQLQTELVDTEDKIQSARRFYNGGVRELNTKIRVFPNSTFAKRRGFAEATFFETAEPAAIAEPPRVQF, encoded by the coding sequence ATGGACACCGGACTCGTCACGACGCTGATCGTCGTCGGAGTGGTGGTGGTGATCCTGGTCATCATCGGGATCTACCTCTGGGTGACGTACAACTCGCTCGTCACGCTCAAGGTCCGCGTGGACGAGGCCTGGAGCGACATCTCGGTGCAGCTGAAGCGGCGCGCCGACCTGATCCCGACCATCGTCGACACGGTCAAGGGGTACGCCACCCACGAGAAGGCCGTCTTCGACGACGTCACCAAGGCGCGCTCCGAGACCTTGACGGCCGGTGACGCCGGCACGGCCTCCGCGGCCGAGGGGCACATGCAGAAGGCGCTGAAGAGCGTGTTCGCGGTCGCCGAGGGGTACCCGCAGCTGCAGTCGAGCCAGAACTTCCTGCAGTTGCAGACGGAGCTCGTCGACACCGAGGACAAGATCCAGTCCGCCCGGCGCTTCTACAACGGCGGCGTGCGCGAGCTGAACACGAAGATCCGGGTCTTCCCGAACTCCACGTTCGCCAAGCGGCGGGGCTTCGCCGAGGCGACGTTCTTCGAGACCGCCGAGCCGGCAGCCATCGCCGAGCCGCCGCGCGTCCAGTTCTGA
- a CDS encoding M48 family metalloprotease, with protein sequence MYSAIARNKRNTVVIVLVFLLIIGALGFLGGYLAGNVSIGVIVLAVALGYAVLQYFFAARQATAIAGGIEIDRTSEPRLWRTVENLAISTGMPMPRVYVIQDPSPNAFATGRDPEHAVVAATTGLLQIMDDQELQGVMAHELGHVRNYDIRVSTMVFGLVVAVGLIADVLLRISIFSGLSGGRNRNSDNGGGANPVLLIAGIVAVVVAPIAAAGVQAAVSRQREYLADATGAMTTRHPEGLARALEKLGAYGRPMQTQNSSMAHLWIADPMRPGVMDRLFSTHPPLPDRIARLRANADRF encoded by the coding sequence GTGTACAGCGCCATCGCGCGGAACAAGCGCAACACCGTCGTCATCGTCCTGGTCTTCCTGCTGATCATCGGCGCGCTCGGGTTCCTGGGCGGCTACCTTGCGGGGAACGTCTCGATCGGCGTCATCGTGCTCGCGGTCGCCCTGGGCTACGCGGTGCTGCAGTACTTCTTCGCCGCTCGGCAGGCGACCGCCATCGCCGGCGGCATCGAGATCGACCGCACCTCCGAACCACGGCTCTGGCGGACGGTCGAGAACCTCGCGATCTCGACCGGCATGCCGATGCCCCGGGTCTACGTCATCCAGGACCCGTCGCCGAACGCCTTCGCCACCGGGCGCGACCCGGAGCACGCCGTGGTCGCGGCGACGACCGGGCTGCTCCAGATCATGGACGACCAGGAGCTCCAGGGCGTGATGGCCCACGAACTCGGGCACGTCCGCAACTACGACATCCGGGTGTCGACGATGGTGTTCGGGCTGGTGGTCGCCGTCGGCCTGATCGCCGACGTGCTCCTGCGCATCTCGATCTTCAGCGGGCTGTCCGGCGGTCGGAACCGCAACTCGGACAACGGCGGCGGCGCGAACCCGGTGCTGCTCATCGCCGGCATCGTGGCCGTCGTCGTGGCGCCGATCGCCGCGGCGGGCGTGCAGGCCGCGGTGTCCCGGCAGCGCGAGTACCTCGCCGACGCCACCGGTGCGATGACGACCCGCCACCCCGAGGGCCTCGCCCGGGCGCTCGAGAAGCTCGGCGCGTACGGCCGACCGATGCAGACGCAGAACTCGTCGATGGCCCACCTGTGGATCGCCGACCCGATGCGCCCCGGCGTGATGGACCGGCTGTTCTCGACGCACCCGCCGCTGCCGGACCGCATCGCACGCTTGCGGGCGAACGCCGACCGTTTCTGA